In one Lolium rigidum isolate FL_2022 chromosome 3, APGP_CSIRO_Lrig_0.1, whole genome shotgun sequence genomic region, the following are encoded:
- the LOC124698906 gene encoding UDP-glycosyltransferase 72B1-like, whose translation MVEANGVCVGTAESRRPPHVAMLVTPGMGHLIPLAELAKRLAARHGVTATLITFASTASATQRAFLASLPPTISALSLPPVDLSDLAPDAAIETLMSEECVRLVPALTAVLSELRETTRLVAFVADLFGADSFDAAVAAGVPRRYLFFPTNLLGLTLIMHLPELDATVPGEFRDLAEPVRLPGCVPIPGKDVLAPLQDKSNPSYRWMVHHGKRYLDADAILVNSFDAVEPGAIAALRVPEPGRPPVYNIGPLIQTNAASPAPRAACLDWLDRQPPKSVIFVSFGSGGSLPREQMHELALGLELSGQRFLWVVRSPSDEGALNANYYDAESKKDPLAYLPDGFVERTKDVGLLVPSWAPQIKVLAHQATGGFLVHCGWNSVLEGLVHGVPMVAWPLFAEQRQNAVMLADGIGAAIRMPETKKKDEIAATVREIMVGKGKGAQVRAKVLELQKAAEEGLAEGGAATVALDEVVRRWI comes from the coding sequence ATGGTGGAGGCCAACGGCGTCTGCGTCGGCACGGCGGAGTCTCGCCGCCCACCGCACGTGGCGATGCTGGTGACGCCCGGGATGGGACACCTGATCCCGCTGGCCGAGCTGGCGAAGCGCCTGGCCGCGCGGCACGGCGTCACGGCCACGCTCATCACCTTCGCCTCCACGGCGTCCGCCACGCAGCGCGCCTTCCTCGCCTCCCTCCCGCCCACCATCTCCGCGCTGTCCCTCCCGCCCGTCGACCTCTCCGACCTCGCCCCCGACGCCGCCATCGAGACGCTCATGTCCGAGGAGTGCGTCCGCCTGGTGCCGGCGCTGACGGCGGTCCTGTCGGAGCTCAGGGAGACCACGCGGCTGGTGGCCTTCGTCGCCGACCTCTTCGGCGCGGACTCCTTcgacgccgccgtggccgccggggTGCCCAGGAGGTACCTCTTCTTCCCGACCAACCTCCTCGGGCTCACGCTCATCATGCACCTCCCGGAGCTCGACGCCACCGTGCCCGGCGAGTTCCGGGACCTCGCCGAGCCCGTCAGGCTCCCCGGCTGCGTGCCCATCCCGGGGAAGGACGTCCTCGCGCCGCTCCAGGACAAGTCAAACCCGAGCTACCGGTGGATGGTGCACCACGGCAAGCGCTACCTCGACGCCGACGCCATCCTCGTCAACTCCTTCGACGCCGTCGAGCCGGGCGCCATCGCGGCGCTACGGGTCCCGGAGCCCGGACGCCCTCCGGTGTACAACATCGGTCCCCTCATCCAGACCAACGCTGCCAGCCCCGCTCCGCGCGCGGCGTGCCTGGACTGGCTGGACCGGCAGCCTCCCAAGTCGGTCATCTTCGTCTCCTTCGGGTCCGGGGGCTCGCTGCCGAGGGAGCAGATGCACGAGCTGGCGCTGGGGCTGGAGCTCAGCGGGCAGCGGTTCCTGTGGGTGGTGCGGAGCCCGAGCGACGAGGGGGCGCTCAACGCCAACTACTACGACGCCGAGAGCAAGAAGGACCCGCTGGCCTACCTCCCCGACGGCTTCGTGGAGAGGACAAAGGACGTGGGCCTCCTCGTGCCGTCCTGGGCCCCGCAGATAAAGGTCCTGGCCCACCAAGCCACGGGAGGCTTCCTGGTGCACTGCGGCTGGAACTCGGTGCTGGAGGGCCTGGTGCACGGCGTACCCATGGTCGCATGGCCGCTCTTCGCCGAGCAGCGGCAGAACGCCGTCATGCTGGCCGACGGGATCGGGGCCGCCATACGGATGCCGGAGACCAAGAAGAAGGACGAGATCGCCGCCACGGTCAGGGAAATCATGGTGGGCAAAGGCAAAGGCGCACAGGTACGAGCCAAGGTGTTGGAGCTACAGAAGGCGGCGGAGGAAGGTCTCGCCGAGGGAGGAGCCGCCACGGTCGCGCTGGACGAGGTGGTGCGCAGGTGGATATAG